From the genome of Alosa alosa isolate M-15738 ecotype Scorff River chromosome 20, AALO_Geno_1.1, whole genome shotgun sequence, one region includes:
- the slc39a4 gene encoding zinc transporter ZIP4 isoform X1, with the protein MDRSNIRFCVFLICFSLTLLNYAKCSNEDIFDKVVALVSPGEVHLTEKSLHSILTELEKRVQCSDVSCGKCLSVDHVPQLVTNYSTTQEVHADDFLRLAAGCCLYLSDPLRACRAATAGRWGEETEEFIHQLAHGEDTGHGGHEDHGGHEGGAVERLLHSMEEHYRPESNQPCVTMSDILEESNASMSHDHHSNHSDHDGDHRSGEHHEHSELDTLCGVVLYHALRGDCMTTQELPEEAFFLDFIFGKFGSDNVTLQDLESLMKSLNLGERQLSKDHDHGHDHHDAELHDQAGHRAAQGQASPRHSHEEGQERNSSWEQSCYSAGELMRIHHLNGSNLTRDQFVRLSPALVQQLVSGACNATEPTVIHPGDGLSRTEKYVYATVANLLICLTALFGIVVLLCTSCSSIFQLCIQFCISLAVGSLTGDALLHLLPMFLGLHAHGTGENGGGHDLTYIYKMLVLLAGIYYFYLMEAIFAILSRRNKHHHHPHHHGEDSEPHHCDHGRVIQMYQQEKKHRHSTSQADLVEEEDNEKSFPQELPRTQEQKMLPYMITIGDGIHNFADGLAIGAAFSISWKSGLATSLAVLCHELPHELGDFAILLHCGLSVKKALLLNMGSAMTSFIGLYISLSIATDAATKEWIAAVTAGLFLYVGLADMLPSMVHVNSSRPWFMFVLQNLGLLTGWGILLVLSLYEDQIGVF; encoded by the exons TGCCTCTCTGTGGACCACGTGCCTCAGCTGGTCACCAACTACTCCACCACTCAGGAGGTGCACGCGGACGACTTCCTCCGGCTGGCCGCAGGGTGCTGCCTGTACCTCAGCGACCCCCTGCGGGCCTGCAGGGCGGCGACGGCGGGCCGCTGGGGCGAGGAGACCGAGGAGTTCATCCACCAGCTCGCCCACGGGGAGGACACCGGTCACGGGGGACACGAGGATCACGGGGGACATGAGGGTGGCGCCGTGGAGAGGCTGCTCCACAGCATGGAGGAGCACTACCGCCCAGAGAGCAATCAG CCCTGTGTCACCATGTCAGACATCCTGGAAGAGAGCAATGCGTCCATGAGTCATGACCACCACAGCAATCACAGTGACCACGATGGTGATCACCGCAGCGGTGAGCACCACGAACACAGTGAGCTGGACACCCTATGTGGGGTGGTGCTGTACCATGCGCTCAGAGGGGACTGCATGACCACACAGGAGCTGCCAGAGGAGGCGTTTTTCCTGGACTTCATCTTTGGAAAGTTTGGATCTGATAATGTCACTTTACAAG ACCTGGAGAGTTTGATGAAGTCTCTAAACCTGGGGGAAAGGCAGCTGTCGAAAGACCATGACCACGGCCACGACCACCATGATGCCGAGCTCCATGATCAGGCCGGCCACCGTGCCGCACAGGGCCAGGCGAGCCCCAGGCACAGCCATGAGGAGGGGCAGGAGCGCAACAGCAGCTGGGAGCAG AGCTGCTACAGTGCAGGGGAGCTGATGAGGATCCACCACCTGAACGGCTCAAATCTGACTCGGGATCAGTTTGTCCGACTCAGCCCGGCGCTGGTCCAGCAGCTTGTCAGTGGCGCCTGCAATGCCACGGAGCCCACCGTCATCCACCCTGGAGACGGCCTCAGCCGGACCGAGA AATACGTGTACGCCACCGTGGCCAACCTGCTGATCTGCCTGACGGCGCTGTTTGGGATCGTGGTGCTGCTGTGTACCTCCTGCAGCAGCATCTTCCAGCTCTGCATCCAGTTCTGCATCAGCCTCGCTGTGGGCTCGCTCACCGGCGACGCCCTGCTGCACCTCCTGCCCATG TTTCTTGGCCTACATGCCCATGGCACGGGGGAGAACGGAGGAGGACATGACTTGACGTACATTTATAAGATGTTGGTGCTGCTGGCGGGGATCTACTACTTCTACCTGATGGAGGCCATCTTCGCCATCCTCTCCCGTAGAAACAAGCATCACCATCACCCGCACCACCACGGG GAGGACTCAGAGCCTCATCACTGTGATCATGGAAGAGTGATTCAGATGTATCAGCAGGAGAagaaacacagacactccaCCTCTCAGGCAGACCTG gtggaggaggaggacaatgaGAAATCATTCCCTCAGGAGCTGCCTCGCACCCAAG AACAGAAAATGCTCCCCTACATGATCACCATCGGTGACGGGATACACAACTTTGCGGACGGCCTGGCCATCGGTGCAGCCTTCTCCATATCCTGGAAGTCAGGCCTGGCCACGTCCCTGGCTGTCCTCTGTCACGAACTGCCCCATGAGTTGG GTGACTTTGCCATTCTTCTGCACTGCGGCTTGTCTGTGAAGAAGGCCCTGCTGCTCAACATGGGCAGTGCCATGACCTCCTTCATTGGACTCTACATCTCGCTGTCCATCGCTACGGACGCAGCAACAAAAGAGTGGATAGCGGCAGTAACGGCCGGCTTATTCCTTTATGTGGGCCTAGCAGACATG CTTCCTTCAATGGTGCACGTGAACAGCTCAAGGCCCTGGTTCATGTTTGTTCTACAGAATTTAGGCCTGTTGACCGGGTGGGGCATCCTTTTGGTCCTCTCCCTTTATGAGGACCAGATTGGAGTCTTCTAG
- the slc39a4 gene encoding zinc transporter ZIP4 isoform X2 gives MLVLLAGIYYFYLMEAIFAILSRRNKHHHHPHHHGEDSEPHHCDHGRVIQMYQQEKKHRHSTSQADLVEEEDNEKSFPQELPRTQEQKMLPYMITIGDGIHNFADGLAIGAAFSISWKSGLATSLAVLCHELPHELGDFAILLHCGLSVKKALLLNMGSAMTSFIGLYISLSIATDAATKEWIAAVTAGLFLYVGLADMLPSMVHVNSSRPWFMFVLQNLGLLTGWGILLVLSLYEDQIGVF, from the exons ATGTTGGTGCTGCTGGCGGGGATCTACTACTTCTACCTGATGGAGGCCATCTTCGCCATCCTCTCCCGTAGAAACAAGCATCACCATCACCCGCACCACCACGGG GAGGACTCAGAGCCTCATCACTGTGATCATGGAAGAGTGATTCAGATGTATCAGCAGGAGAagaaacacagacactccaCCTCTCAGGCAGACCTG gtggaggaggaggacaatgaGAAATCATTCCCTCAGGAGCTGCCTCGCACCCAAG AACAGAAAATGCTCCCCTACATGATCACCATCGGTGACGGGATACACAACTTTGCGGACGGCCTGGCCATCGGTGCAGCCTTCTCCATATCCTGGAAGTCAGGCCTGGCCACGTCCCTGGCTGTCCTCTGTCACGAACTGCCCCATGAGTTGG GTGACTTTGCCATTCTTCTGCACTGCGGCTTGTCTGTGAAGAAGGCCCTGCTGCTCAACATGGGCAGTGCCATGACCTCCTTCATTGGACTCTACATCTCGCTGTCCATCGCTACGGACGCAGCAACAAAAGAGTGGATAGCGGCAGTAACGGCCGGCTTATTCCTTTATGTGGGCCTAGCAGACATG CTTCCTTCAATGGTGCACGTGAACAGCTCAAGGCCCTGGTTCATGTTTGTTCTACAGAATTTAGGCCTGTTGACCGGGTGGGGCATCCTTTTGGTCCTCTCCCTTTATGAGGACCAGATTGGAGTCTTCTAG